The DNA region ACGCCGTAGTTGCGGCTGTCGTATTCGTTGTCCGACCAGCGCTGGCCGAAGTGGCGGCGGCGCTGCACCTTGGGCGGCAGGTAGTTGCCGGCGGTCACGATCACCGGCGCCACTTCCTCGTCGCGCCCGCGCGAGATGCTCCAGAACGGCAGGATCTCCACGTGCTCGCTGGGCCGCCAGCGCGGTACCACCGCCGCGCGCAGGTAGCGCGCGTCGGCGCCGTCGTAATACTCCTCGCGCGCCCACGACACGTTGGCCGCCACGCCCAGGCGGCCCTCGACGATGGGCAGCTTGGCGTCCAGCTCCAGCGCCGGCGCGCCATAGGCGTTGAGCGCGCCGATGACACTGAGCACGCGCCGGTCGCCGGCCTTCTTCAGCCGGTAATCGACGATGCCGGTGGGCGCCGGGAACGGATACCCCAGCGCCGACAGGCCCACGCGAATAGTGGAACCCTCCACCAGCGCCGGCGGCACCGTGCCCTGGCGGTCGAAGTACAGGCCCTCCATGCGCACGTTGCCGGCCTCCACCGGCGAGAATCCGCGCACCTGCTTGCTGCTGTACAGGCCGATGCTTTCGTTGCCCAGGGTCGCGCCGAACGCGTCCTCGGCCGCGGTCACCGCGTTGTCGCCGGCGCGTTGCGCATAGGCGGGCGCGCAGGCGATCGCCGCCATCCATAGCCAGGCTTTCATCTCAATCCTCCATGGGCCAATGACGCAGGCGGCGCAGCGCCCAAAAGGACAGCGCGGCGGCGAGCAAGGCCAGCCACAGCAGCGCAGGCAGCACCGCACGCAACCGCGCCTCGGAGCCCGGCTCGCGGCCGGCCCAGGCGGGGATCGCGTCGTACTCGCCGAAGTTCTGCCGCCCGCGCGACTGCGCGGGACGCGGTGTGGGCGCCGCGATCTGCCGCTGGATTCGCGGGTAGAACCAGTCGCGCAAGCGCTGCTGGTAGTCGCGCACCTGGGTTTCGAAACGGCGGTGGCGCTGCGCATCGGTGCCGGCCAGCTGCGCCAGCGCGGACTGCAGGCCCAGCGGCGGCGATAGGTAGGCCGCGAACGCCGACGCTTGCGCGCGGCCGTCGCGCGCGGCCTGGCGCTGCGCCTCCAGCCTGGACAGCCGCCGCTCCAGCTCGGGCGCCAGGAAGGTCATGCGGGTGGCGTAGTCCAGGCTGCCGACGCGATCGGACGCACCGATCAGGTCGCTGCGCCGCGCGAACGCGGCGGCGGCGATCGCATCGCGCTGCGCGGCGATGGCGTCGTTGCCGCGCCGCTGCGCGTCCACCAGCGCGGTGGCCGAGGGCATCGGATAGCGCGTCCGCGCATAGGCATCGGCCGCCAGCGGCACGCCGATGGCCAAGGCGGCCCACAATGCGACCAGGCTGCCCACCGCGCCGGCCGCGCTAGGCCAAGCGGCGAGTACGAGGAAAGCCAGGGCCAGCCATAGGCCCAGGTAAGCCAGGCTCAGCGCCGCCGCGGCCGCCAGCTCGGGCCACGCCGCGCGCGCATCCACACCGGCCCAGCACAAAGCCAAGATCAGCGACGCCAACACCAGCGGCGCCATCCACAAACCGATCGCGGCGATACGCGCACTCAACCAGATGCGCGGACCGATTCGTTGCGCGGCGATCAAGCGCAGCATGCCGTTGTCGCGCTCGAAGCTCCCAACAACGCGGCCAACAGGATCGTCGCCACCGGCAGCAGATAGGCCAGCACGAAGCCCAGATCGAAGCGGCCCAGGCCCAGGCTGCGCGGCGGCTCGAAGTCGTACACCGGTTCCACCCCGAACGGCGTTTCCAGCTTCACCGGCAACCGCGTCGGCAACAGGTCGCTGGCGCCCACGGCCAGCGGCGAGGACGGCAGATTGGGCTTGTACGCCTGAGCGCGCAGGAAGTAGCGGCTGTAGCCGGCCACGTCGGTCGGGTCCTGCCAGTACGGCAAGGGCTCGGCCGCCGGCTGCGCGTAACCGCGCGCACGCTCGCGCGTCTGCTCCAGCCAGGCGCGGTCGGCGGCGCGCGCCTGTGCGATCGCCGCGTCCTGCGCGCGATGCAGGGCCGCGCCGCTGTCGGCGCCCCACAGCATCGCCAGCGCCAGCAGGCCCAGCACCAGCCACAGCAGGCGGCTGCGCCCGACCTGGCGCAGTTCCCAGCGCAGCAGCGCGAAGAAACCGGGCGCGCTCATGGCCGCAACCTGCGCGTGGCCACGGCCAGCAGGGTCAGCGCCAGCGCCGACCACAGCAGCAGGGCGGCCGCGGCCGGCGCCGCCACCGCGCGCGCGGCCGGCAGCGCCAGCGGGCGGTGATGGAACTCGGGCACCTGCGCCCACAGCCGCTCGTCGTTGTTATGACGCGCGCCTGTGTCGCCGCTGGGGTGCGCCATCACGTCCTGGTTCATGCGGTTCACCAGCGCGCGCCGGTAGCGCTCGGCGCCGTCGATGAAGCCGCGGTGGTGGGCGAAGTCGCTGCCGGCCAGCGCGGGCGACAGGCCCTGCAGCGCGATCGCCGGCGACAGCAGGCCGAGCACGGCGTACGTACGGTCCTGGCCGACCACGCGGTCGTAGTAGCCGCCCAGCACGCGGTCGAACACGCCGTGCGAATGGCGTTCGTTGAGGTCCAACTCGGCGCCGCGCAGGTCCACCGGCAGCTGTGCCTGCTCGCGCACGCCGTAGCGCGCCAGCAGTTGGGCGCGGTTGGCCTGCCCCGCCTCGGCGGTCCAGTACGAGGGCGCTTCGTCGAGCAGGCGCTGTTTGACCGCCTGCGTGGACGGCAGCGGTTGCGCGCGCTGGGCCAGGCCGTCGGCCCAGCGCGGCAGGATCAGTGCGAACGCGATCCACAGGCCGAACAGCGTCGCCAGCGCGATGCGCACGTTGCCGGCCAGCAGCGACACCGCCACCCCCACCGCGGTGAGCACGCCCAGCCACAGCGCCATCGCCGACGCCCACAGGCTCAGGCGCAGGCCGGTGTCGACATCCAGCAGGCCCTGCGCCAAGGCCAACGATGCCGCGCACAGGACCACCGGCAGCAGCAGGGCCAGCAGCAGCGCGCTCCAGATCGCCAGCACCTTGGCGCGCACGATGGCCGCCGGCCGCACCGCCGCGCCCAAGGCCAGGCGCAGGCTGCCGCGCTCGCGATCCATGGCCACCGCGCCGAAGGCGAGCAGGAACGCCACCAGCGGCGCGAAACCGATCAGCAGACTCGAAGGACTCAGCGCCGCGGCGCGCTGCAAGGGCGAGGCATCGCCTTGCGGCCGGTACAGCGCGTCGTTCTGCACGTGCGCCTCCAGCCACACCGCCTGGCCGACATAGGGCTCCGCGCCCGGGTCCAGCGCCGCCAGCGGCGGCGTGGGCTTGAACGCATAGATGCTGTAATGCGCGGCCGAGTGCGGGTCCTTCGCGCCCTGCCCCAGCCAGCGCGCGCGCTCGGCCTGGGCCATGCGCGATTTCTCGGCGTTGCCGGCGGCGATGCGTTCGGCGTTGAACGCGAAGGCCAGCAGTACCAGCGCGCCCAGGCACAGCAGCGACCACCAGGCGCGGCGGTCGCGCCGCAGCAGGGTCCATTCGTAGGCGGTGGCATGCGCCTTCATCGCGACAGCTGCTCCAGGTACAGCGCCTCGATCTGCGCCGCGCTGAGCCGGTCGGTGCGCTGCTCCAGCAGCAGCCGGCCGTCGCGCAGGATGCCCAGGCGCTGGGCCACGTCCTTGACCCGGTACAGGTCGTGGGTGGCCATCAGCACCGCCATGCCGCGCTGCGCGGCCGCGCGCACGCCGTGGCTGAGATCGTTGGCGGCGCTGGCGTCCAGGCCCGAGGTGGGCTCGTCCAGCAACAGCACGCGCGCATCCTTGGCCAACGCGATGGCCAGCCCGACTTTCTGGCGCATGCCCTTGGAATAGCCGCCGGCGCGCCGCGCATGCGCTTCTTCCTGCAAGCCGGCCTCGTTGAGCAGCGCGCGCGCCTGCGCGTCGTCCAGGCGCCGGCCGCCGAGCAGGGCGAAGTAGCCCAGGTTCTCGATCGCGCTCAGCGTCGGGTGCAGCATCACCGTTTCCGGCAGGTAGGCGATGCGTGCGCGCGCGCCCAGCGGATCGGCCACCGCATCGATGCCGGCCACTTCGATGCGGCCAGCGTCGGGGCGCAGGAACCCCAGAATCAGGTTCAAGGTGGTGGTCTTGCCCGCGCCGTTGGGCCCGAGCAGGGCATAGACCTCGCCCGGCGCCAACGCCAGGCTCAGCGACTCCAGCGCGCAACGCTCGCCGAAGCGCTTGCGCACCGAATCCAGCCGCAATGCCTGCGCCGCCGCCGGCGCGTCCAGGCGGCTCACAGGTCCACCTTGAACGTGAGCTCGACGCTGCGCGGGGCGCCAATGACCAACTGGTCGGCCGCGCCGCCGGACCACTGCGCGTAGAACGCATCGCCCAGGTTGCGCCCGTGCAAGGCCAGCTCGCCGAACGGCAGCCGGTAGGCCAGCGACGCGTCCCACACGGTATGCGAATCCACGCGGATGCTGTTGGCGTTGTTGGTGTAGAACGCGCCCACGTAGCGCGCGCCACCGCTCAAGCGCAGCGGCACCGCGTTGAAGCGGTAGCTGGCGTACAACTGGGCCAGACGTTCGGGCACGTTGGGCGGCGTGTTGCCGGCGCGGTCGATGCCGCCGGCCTCGCGCAGTTCATCGAAGCGCGCGTTCAACGCCGCCACGCTCGCGTCCACCCTCAGCTGCGGCGTCAGCGCGGCCGACAGCGACAGCTCCGCGCCGCGCGAGGACTGGCGCCCGCCCTGGATCGAGATCGCGGCGTTGGCCGGATCGCGGGTGACGATGTCGTCCTGGCGGATCCAGTACCCGCCCAGAGTCAGGTCGATGCGGTCCTGCCAGAACGTGCGCTTGAGGCCGATATCGACCGCGCGTCCGTGGGTGAGGTCGAAACGCGCATTGGCCTGCGACAGCAGCGGCAGGCTGCCCACCGGCGCGACCGCGGCGCTGTATTGCGCGTACAGCTGGGTCTGCGGCTGCAGGTCGTAGACCGTGCCCACGCGCCAGGACAGCGGATCGTAATCGCGCGAGAAGCGCGTGAGCGCGCCGGTGTTGTAGTCGCGATTGCTGCGTTCCAGTTCGATGCGGTCGTAGCGCAGCCCGGCCAGCAGCAGCCAGCGCGGGGTCAGGTTGAGTGCGTCTTCGAGGAACACCGAGGCGGTGCGCGTGCTGGAATCGAAGTCCACGCGGTTGCCGGCGCCGGGAAACAGCGCGGCCTCGTTACCGACCGGGAACAAGCCGCGCTGCGGCGCGAACGGGTCCACCGCCGCGGCCGTGCCGAAGCGACGCGGCACCGCCAGATCGCCGTCGCTGAACTCCACGCCCACCGAGTAGCGGTTGCGGCGTCCCGCCCACAGCGATTCGCCGATCAGGCTGGCGCGCTCGACCCAGTAACGGTGGCGGTGCTCGATGCGGGTGATGCCGCGCTTGAGCAGGCCGCTGGCGGCATCGAAGCTGTAGGTTTCGGAATTGAGCCAGCGCCGAGTGGCGTCGTAGTAGCTGGCTTCGTTGACCAGGCGCAGGTTCTCGCCCAGCTGCCACGACACCCGCGTGCGCAGCCAGTCGCTGCGCGCGGTCTGGGTGCCGTCGGCGACGTTGTAGTTGACCTCGCGCATCGCGCGGTCGAGCACGTAGCCGTTGCCGCTGCGGACCAGATCGCTGGGATCGCGGGCCACGGCGCGCGGCACCAGCGGCGTGCCCCAGTAGGCGCTGTCGTAGTCGTCCTCGTAATGGTCCAGCGCGATCTCCGCGTCCACCGCATCGCTGGGGCGCCAGCGCGCGCTGAGCGTGGCCGAGGTGGCGCGGTTCTCGGTGGCGTCCACATAGCCGTCGCTGCGGCGGTGGCTGGCGATCAGGCGCAGCGCGAAGCGCTCGTCCAGCGGCCAGTTGCCGTCCACCGCATAGCGCTGTCCGCCGAAGCTGCCCCAGCCCAGCAGCGCCGACAGCCGGCGCCCGTCGAAGTCGGCGCGCTTGGGCACCAGGTTGATCGCGCCGGCCAGTGCGCCTTCGCCGTACAGCACCGAGGCCGGCCCCTTGAGCACCTCGATGCGTTCGAAGCTCCAGCTGTCGAAATCGCGGGTGACCAGCGGCGCGGCGGTCTGGCGCGCGCCGTCGTACAGCAGCGAGATCGCGCCGCCGCTGAAGCCGCGCATGGACGTGGTGCCCGGCGAGGACGGCAGCTGTCCGGCCAACACGCCGGGCGCGGCGTTGAGCGCTTCCACGCTGCTGCGCAGGCCGCGTTGCTGCAGATCGTCGGCGGTCAGCACTTCGACCGCGGCCGGGGTCTCGCGCGGGCTCAGGCCCAGGCGCGAGGCGGTCGCGGACGGCGTGTCCAGGCGCGCGCGCTCGGCGGTGCCGGTCACGGTCACGCCGTCGAGCTGATGCGCAGTGGTCGCCGCGGCGTCGGCGTCGGCGCCCTGCGCTCTGGCCGGCGCGAGCGACAGCGCGCTCAGCGCCACCGCGCTCACCGTGGCCAGCTTGCGGGCGCGGCCGCGCCCCGTTGCGGCCGCGTCGCGGCCCCCGCCCTGTCGTGCGCCCACTGCGATCCCCTCAGTCTTAATTGAAACGTTATATCATTTCAATCTAGAGCGGGATGGCGGCGGCGTCAAGACGTTTTCGTCGGCCCAGGTACGGAAAACGCCAACCCGGACGCAAAAAAAGAGCCCCGCCGTAGCGGGGCTCTTCGGGTGTCGCCTTGCCGGCCGGATCAGAAGTGGTACTGAGCCGAAGCGCCGAACAGGTTGACGTTGCTGTCGTAGGAACCGAACAGACGCTGGCCGCCCTGGGCCGCCGGCGTGACGATGCCGATCTGCGGACGGTCCGGCTCGATGCGGGTGTAGGCGAAGCTGAATTCCAGCTGCTCGCTGAAGTTCCAGGTCGCGCCGATCGAGTACCACTTGCGGTCTTCGTCCGGCAGGCGCGGGGTGCGCGTGGCGTACGTGGTCGGGGTTTCGTCGTAGGCGTAACCGGCGCGCAGGGTCCAGGCGTCGTTGAGCTTGTACTCGGCGCCCAGCGACATGAAGCGCGTGGTATCCCAGCCGAAATGCTCGACCGAGTCCGCGTCCGGGTTGGCGAAGTCGATGCGGATTTCCTGCAGCGAGCTCCAATCGGTCTCGGCGTAGTCGGCCAGCAGCGAGAACTGGTCGTTGAACTTGTACTCGACGCTGACGGTGGTGACCGACGGCGTGGTCAGCTTGGCCAGCGCGCGGCCGTCCTTGAACAGCGGGGTGGCGCCCAGCGGGCCACCGGCTACGGCGGCCGGCACGGTCCAGTCGACGGTGCCGCTCAGGTCGTGGTCGATTTCCGAGCGGTGCGACAGGCCGATGGCCAGCTTGTCGTTCGGACGGAAGTTGACGCCGATGACCCAGCCCATGCCGGTGTCGTCGCCTTCGACCTTGGCGAAGCCGTCGGAGCCCTGCGGACGCGCGAACGCCGGCGCGGTCGGACGCGCCGCCGGCGGCAGCTGGCCGAACAGGATGGCGCCGAAGTCGACGGTCTTGGACAGCTCGGCCTCGGCCTTCTCCCAGATGATGCCGCCGCCCACCGACAGGTGGTCGGGCACCAGCTCGAACGCGGCCGACAGGGTCAGGTCGACGGTCTTGAGCTCGGACTTGGCGGCGTAGTAGCGGCCGACCCAGCCGGGCTCGTACTCGGTCTTCAGACCGAACGGCGCGCTGACCATGGCGCCCACGGTCAGACCGTTGTTGAACTTGTGGATCAGCGACATGGCCGGAACCGGGGTGACGTCGCCGGCTTCGCCGCCGTCGCCGCCGGTGAGCGGGCGGCCGATCAGGTCGTAGCCGCCGCCTTCGAAGCGGGCGTTGAGGTCGATCACGGTGACGTCGGTCTGCACCGTGGTGCCTTCGAACTGGGTCATCGCGGCCGGGTTGTTGGCGACCACCGAGGTGTCGCCGGCTGCCACGCCGGTACCGGCGAACGCGCGGCCCTGGGCCTTGACGCTGTTTTCCTTGAGCTGGAAGCCCGAAGCGTGAACCTGGCCGAGGGCCAGTGCGCCGGTGATGCCCAGCGCGAGGGCGGTCAGGCGCGTATAGCGGTGTGCGTGCTGCATGCGTAAGTCTCCATTGGAGTATTTTTTGGTCTTCCACGGCTGTCCGCGCGCGCCGGCGAAAGCCGGGCCCGCGCCCGCCGGAAAGCCCCTCCCGACGTACGACGCCGTATGCACTATAGCGCGGCTGTTAACCGAAAGCTAACAATAGCGACCGGTCCGACCGCTACCGTTCTCAGCCAGGTTTTCGTCCAGGTTTTCCCAACGCCGGCATCCCCCTGTTCAGCCTGCCGGCGGCGGGCACCGCGACGCCCCGAATCATGTTCATCGCCATCCCCTCCCGCGAAAAGGCACCCTTGCGCTGGGCCACGCCCCTGCTGTTCGCGGCGCTGTGGCTGTGCTTCATCGGTTCGGCCCTGCTGCCGGACCCGGAGCAGCGCCGGCTGATGCTGGAATGGGGCGCGCTGTCGGGCGGCCTGTCCAACCCCGAAGCCTGGTGGAACGCGGTGCGCGACGGCAGCGGCCTGCGCTTGTTCAGCGCGCTGTTCCTGCACGCCGACTGGGCGCACCTGCTCGGCAACCTGGTGTTCCTGCTGATCTTCGGCCTGCCCGCGGAGCGGGCGATGGGGCCGTGGCGGTTCCTGGCCTTGTTCCTGTGCGGCGGCGCGGTGGCGAACCTGGCGGCGGTGATCACCATCGGCACGCCCGACCGCATGATCATCGGCGCCAGCGGCGCGGTGTCGGCGCTGATCGGCGCCTACCTGGCGCTGTTCCCCGGCGCCAAGCTCGGCGTGGTGGTGCCGCTGGGGCTGTTCCTGCAGTTCGTGAAAGTGCCCGCGCCGTTGCTGATCGGCATCTGGGCGTTGCTGCAAGTGGTGTTCACCTTCATCGGCCCGGCCTTCGGCGCGGTGGCGTGGTCGGCGCACCTGGCCGGCTTCGCCTTCGGCGGCGGCTTCGCCCTGATCGCGCGCGCGGGCATCGCCCGGCGCATGCGCCGGCGGCGAGGCTACTGACCTTGCAAGTCACGGCCGCGCCCTTACTTCCGTTGCATCGATAGACACCCCGCACGCCCACCGACCGCCATGGCCAAGACGCTCTACAAAGTCACCTTCCTCAACGCCGGCAAGGTCTACGAACTGTACGCGCGGCATGTCGCCTCCGGCGCGCTGTGGGGCTTCACCGAAGTCGGCGAACTGGTGTTCGACCTGCACGAAGGCTTGGTGGTGGACCCCACCGAAGAACGCCTGCGCGACGAATTCGGCAACACCCGCGTACTGCACCTGCCGATGCACAGCATCGTGCGCATCGAGGAAGTGGAGCGCAAAGGGCAGTCGGCGATCCGCGATGCCGCTACGGGCGAGAAGGTGGTGACGCCGTTTCCGTTGCCGGCTAAGCCGCGTTGAGTTGGGGCGGCTAAAAGCAAATCCCCCCTGCCCCCTTTTCCGAAGGGGGGAACAGCAACGGCAGCGACGACGTCTCCGCTTTTGATTCCCCCCTTTGGAAAAGGGGGGCTAGGGGGATTTGCTTTTGCCTCAGCGCTTAGCAGCGCCTTCCCCGGCCTGCGCCACTGCCGGCTTCTTCAACTCCGCCAGCGCCGCGGCGATCGGCGCATCGCCTTCCAGTACTTCGCCGGCATTCGTACCCGGCGCATCGTCCGCGTCGCCGCGCAGATGCCCGGGCAGGTTGGCTTCGCTGTAGCCGGTGCGGCCGCCGTTGGTGGCGTCCTTGCCTGGGTGCAGGGCGACGTCGGGCACGATGCCCAGCGCCTGGATCGACTTGCCGCTGGGCGTGTAATAACGCGCGGTGGTGAGCTTGACCGAGTCGCCGTTGTCCAAGGGCAGCACGGTCTGCACCGAGCCCTTGCCAAAGGTGCGGCTGCCGACCACGCGCGCGCGGCCGTTGTCGCGCAGCGCGCCGGCCAGCACTTCCGAGGCGCTGGCCGAACCGGCGTCCACCAGCACCACCACCGGCGCGCCGGACAAACGGTCGCCCGGCGTGGCGCCGAACTCGGCGTCGCTGATGGCGATGCGGCCGCGGGTGCTGACGATCTTGCCCTTCTCGAGCAGGTCGTCGGCGATCTGCACGG from Lysobacter silvisoli includes:
- a CDS encoding DUF3526 domain-containing protein, which gives rise to MLRLIAAQRIGPRIWLSARIAAIGLWMAPLVLASLILALCWAGVDARAAWPELAAAAALSLAYLGLWLALAFLVLAAWPSAAGAVGSLVALWAALAIGVPLAADAYARTRYPMPSATALVDAQRRGNDAIAAQRDAIAAAAFARRSDLIGASDRVGSLDYATRMTFLAPELERRLSRLEAQRQAARDGRAQASAFAAYLSPPLGLQSALAQLAGTDAQRHRRFETQVRDYQQRLRDWFYPRIQRQIAAPTPRPAQSRGRQNFGEYDAIPAWAGREPGSEARLRAVLPALLWLALLAAALSFWALRRLRHWPMED
- a CDS encoding DUF3526 domain-containing protein, which translates into the protein MKAHATAYEWTLLRRDRRAWWSLLCLGALVLLAFAFNAERIAAGNAEKSRMAQAERARWLGQGAKDPHSAAHYSIYAFKPTPPLAALDPGAEPYVGQAVWLEAHVQNDALYRPQGDASPLQRAAALSPSSLLIGFAPLVAFLLAFGAVAMDRERGSLRLALGAAVRPAAIVRAKVLAIWSALLLALLLPVVLCAASLALAQGLLDVDTGLRLSLWASAMALWLGVLTAVGVAVSLLAGNVRIALATLFGLWIAFALILPRWADGLAQRAQPLPSTQAVKQRLLDEAPSYWTAEAGQANRAQLLARYGVREQAQLPVDLRGAELDLNERHSHGVFDRVLGGYYDRVVGQDRTYAVLGLLSPAIALQGLSPALAGSDFAHHRGFIDGAERYRRALVNRMNQDVMAHPSGDTGARHNNDERLWAQVPEFHHRPLALPAARAVAAPAAAALLLWSALALTLLAVATRRLRP
- a CDS encoding ABC transporter ATP-binding protein, producing the protein MSRLDAPAAAQALRLDSVRKRFGERCALESLSLALAPGEVYALLGPNGAGKTTTLNLILGFLRPDAGRIEVAGIDAVADPLGARARIAYLPETVMLHPTLSAIENLGYFALLGGRRLDDAQARALLNEAGLQEEAHARRAGGYSKGMRQKVGLAIALAKDARVLLLDEPTSGLDASAANDLSHGVRAAAQRGMAVLMATHDLYRVKDVAQRLGILRDGRLLLEQRTDRLSAAQIEALYLEQLSR
- a CDS encoding TonB-dependent receptor, whose amino-acid sequence is MGARQGGGRDAAATGRGRARKLATVSAVALSALSLAPARAQGADADAAATTAHQLDGVTVTGTAERARLDTPSATASRLGLSPRETPAAVEVLTADDLQQRGLRSSVEALNAAPGVLAGQLPSSPGTTSMRGFSGGAISLLYDGARQTAAPLVTRDFDSWSFERIEVLKGPASVLYGEGALAGAINLVPKRADFDGRRLSALLGWGSFGGQRYAVDGNWPLDERFALRLIASHRRSDGYVDATENRATSATLSARWRPSDAVDAEIALDHYEDDYDSAYWGTPLVPRAVARDPSDLVRSGNGYVLDRAMREVNYNVADGTQTARSDWLRTRVSWQLGENLRLVNEASYYDATRRWLNSETYSFDAASGLLKRGITRIEHRHRYWVERASLIGESLWAGRRNRYSVGVEFSDGDLAVPRRFGTAAAVDPFAPQRGLFPVGNEAALFPGAGNRVDFDSSTRTASVFLEDALNLTPRWLLLAGLRYDRIELERSNRDYNTGALTRFSRDYDPLSWRVGTVYDLQPQTQLYAQYSAAVAPVGSLPLLSQANARFDLTHGRAVDIGLKRTFWQDRIDLTLGGYWIRQDDIVTRDPANAAISIQGGRQSSRGAELSLSAALTPQLRVDASVAALNARFDELREAGGIDRAGNTPPNVPERLAQLYASYRFNAVPLRLSGGARYVGAFYTNNANSIRVDSHTVWDASLAYRLPFGELALHGRNLGDAFYAQWSGGAADQLVIGAPRSVELTFKVDL
- a CDS encoding OmpP1/FadL family transporter; its protein translation is MQHAHRYTRLTALALGITGALALGQVHASGFQLKENSVKAQGRAFAGTGVAAGDTSVVANNPAAMTQFEGTTVQTDVTVIDLNARFEGGGYDLIGRPLTGGDGGEAGDVTPVPAMSLIHKFNNGLTVGAMVSAPFGLKTEYEPGWVGRYYAAKSELKTVDLTLSAAFELVPDHLSVGGGIIWEKAEAELSKTVDFGAILFGQLPPAARPTAPAFARPQGSDGFAKVEGDDTGMGWVIGVNFRPNDKLAIGLSHRSEIDHDLSGTVDWTVPAAVAGGPLGATPLFKDGRALAKLTTPSVTTVSVEYKFNDQFSLLADYAETDWSSLQEIRIDFANPDADSVEHFGWDTTRFMSLGAEYKLNDAWTLRAGYAYDETPTTYATRTPRLPDEDRKWYSIGATWNFSEQLEFSFAYTRIEPDRPQIGIVTPAAQGGQRLFGSYDSNVNLFGASAQYHF
- a CDS encoding rhomboid family intramembrane serine protease, whose protein sequence is MFIAIPSREKAPLRWATPLLFAALWLCFIGSALLPDPEQRRLMLEWGALSGGLSNPEAWWNAVRDGSGLRLFSALFLHADWAHLLGNLVFLLIFGLPAERAMGPWRFLALFLCGGAVANLAAVITIGTPDRMIIGASGAVSALIGAYLALFPGAKLGVVVPLGLFLQFVKVPAPLLIGIWALLQVVFTFIGPAFGAVAWSAHLAGFAFGGGFALIARAGIARRMRRRRGY
- a CDS encoding DUF1820 family protein; this translates as MAKTLYKVTFLNAGKVYELYARHVASGALWGFTEVGELVFDLHEGLVVDPTEERLRDEFGNTRVLHLPMHSIVRIEEVERKGQSAIRDAATGEKVVTPFPLPAKPR